DNA sequence from the Glycine soja cultivar W05 chromosome 18, ASM419377v2, whole genome shotgun sequence genome:
TTGGGCTGTATTGGTTGGAGTGAGGCTAGGTTTACTTCTATGTCTTCTCTCTGTGTAAAAAGGGAAGCATGTTGAACCTTGCCCGTTCTCCATTGCATTGGAGGCAGAGGGGGCATAGGTGGCATCTCCTCTAGACTGTTTTTAGATGCCTTGGGTAAGAAGTCAGGAATTAGGGGTTTTAATGGATTCATGACACGTTTTGTTGGATTAATTCCCTGACCAGATAACCTTTGCGTGTCTAGCTCTGAACAAACAGGCACCGTTTTCAGGCCATTGATAGAAGAGCTATAATGGATTTTCTCCTTAATAGATGAATGTTGCATATTATTCCTAATTCCAGAATCAGAAGGATCGCATGGAACTGATCTGCTCATGCTCAACTGTACATCAATAGAAGTAATTTCAGGTTGATCCACTACCTTCTGTGCTGCTAATTCTGTCAAAGATTCTCTACTGTCTGCCTCACTGACTATCATCTCTTTCTCACAAGGATCTGCAAAAATAGAAAGAGTTTCTTCCAACTTTGTAAGATTACTCATTGGAGAAGATATGATATCTGAAGATGAATGTTTAATATGAACATCATCTTCAACTAGATCCAAACTGCAGGTGGATCCACTTATTTCATCACCAGGCAATATCCTTGGTACCTCTTCAAAATTCACTTGATGATCAGGAGGCAAAAATTCAACTTCTGCTAAATCTGGCTTGTTTCCACTTGTAAAATCAAAGCATAGCTCCTGTGTAATGCTGCTCTTTGATGTAGTCTCTGCAACAGGAAACAAATCTTCTGAGTTAAGCTGGGTAGCTATAATATCATCCtcagattttaaattttggacATCAAGCAGCAGCTTAGTATCTGGATTCAGGTCTACTTCCATAGATGGGCAAATGGGATCCTCCCCTTGTAAACCAACATCTCCACTAACCAATATTTCAGAAGAGCATTCATTAAGAGATTCTGCCTGAAAAACTTCAATCCCAGAATGACCACCAGATTCACCTTCATGAGCTAAGTTTAATTCATTAGAAGTTTGTAACAGATCATTGGAATGGACATAGGGATCACAGACATCCAAGTTGTTCAAAGAATTGTTATCAAAAGAAACCACTGGGAAAGCATCATCTCTTATTGGGTAGCAAGCATCAGATCTGGCCACTATAGATTCGACAAGACACTTCttttcttcatcatcttctatTCTTAAATGAAGCTCAACAGGGCCGGAGGGTGTTTCATCTGATTGCCTTCCTGTCCCTGCAGATAGGGACACTGGTGAGGCAGCTCCAAGATCACTATACAACATTAAATGTTCAGAATCCATCAGACATGAACCAGAAGAGACTGGTCTAGAATCAGAAATCACTTCACCCTGAGCATGTTCATCATCATCCACGACAAACTCACGACAGTAAGTCCTTTGAAACTCAAAAGTAGGGGGAAGCTGGTCAGATGACATATCTTCAATCCTTGATGTGGAGTTTCTGATATATTGAAAATCTGAAAACTGTTGTAGTTGGGAATGTTCTTCACTTATATCTCTTCTGAATGGACTATTATCATCAGATGCCCAGGAGGTCCCTGTTGACAGAGAATCTGACAGCTGACCTTGCACTTCATTATGCTCTCCATTTCTATCTTGTTCAAATGAACTAATTTCTTCAGCAGAAGTTAAGGAGTCACCAAATGATTGAGAATCTGAAAATTGAGCTCGCAGTTGAGGTTCGCCTTTGCCATTTGAATCagttaaattttgaatatttaataattttttcgtAGGTCCACACTCATTGTCTGTATCCAATTCAGACTCAATGGTAGCTAATGCATCCATATAATCATCAACCTCACTAATCACATCATCAGAGTGGTAGCTATCTAAGTtgaattctcttttattttgttcatcAAATACTAATCCTGCTTCATCGAGTACCTTGAGATAGTCAGAAGACATTTCCTCTGTGACACCACCAGAGATTTGTTCATTCACCTCCACAATATATCCATCCATCTCCCTATCCATTTCTGCGTATGAATTCACTTCTAGTTCCTGCTCATTTGGTGATGACCATGTGTTTTCATTTCCCAAAGACCTATTCATAGGAGTAATGCTACTGATTTCAAGTATTTTAATCCCACTTTCACTAGAATCATCTGACACCAACTTCCCGGGCTGTGGAATTGAAGTTTCACAAACCATTTTATGATCAGGGGAGGGGATTTCCAGAATTTTCTCCATGTAACTTTTCCATGTTTTTGCTTCAACTGCAGATCCATtcaattgtttctttttcaacTTCACAAGGCGAGCAGGATCCCCACAAGCATTCTCAATGCGCTCCTGAAGAAGTAACTGATGCAGTCTGCAATAATAGAAATGGATTGAGTCGCCAATTAACCATTTAAAGACCTTTTTGCATTTCTAAAaccagaaaaataattaatgcaccaCGATAAAATTAGTGGAGCTTACTTTGCATGTGACGGTACAACTTCAGGGGTTTCACCATTCCGCAGTCGTGTTCCTTTCTTTTGCtggatagaaaaataaatacatattataCATTCAAAATTGCAGGTATTCAATTTTTCATGCATAAAATTGCTTCATGTgccataaaaaacaattttgcaGAAAATTACGATATTAAATGATAGAACAAGTGCTTTAGTACCTTAACTTTATgaattttcttttccctttgaACTTCTACTGTTACTTTTCCAGAGGAAGCAGACTCCACTATAAAGAACGACGGATCAGTATAACGCTTCAGACATGCCCCAGCCCCCGCCACATCAAACCTTTCAGagccaagagaaaaaaaaagtttcaaataTCTATAACATAACATAGTAATAAATGTATTATTTGTTCTAAAATTTATGTTCTACGAATCAAGTCACCATACTTGTCCAGAAGGAACAATCTTGGAGGTCCACGGCACTCTTCATATGAATCCATTATAAATCGAGGTAAGTCTCCGCGTGTAACAAGATTCTGTTCAGACCGAAGATTAGGATGCCATTCAATCCCTGCAATGCAATTGGCTTGTTAAAATTTGTCAAGGGAACGCTATCACTTATTGATGACATATTTCAGAcacaaacaataaacaaaaagacTCTGTACAGATTAATTTAACCTCCTTTTGTAAAAAATGATGAATGATGAGTTTGTGACAAAAAAACTTTCTCTAGTGCTGGAACTTCAGCCTCAAGCTGTTGAACACGAGACACAAGATTGTGGCCTCTTGCAGCAGTAGCCAGTACTTCTTCATGTAAGTCATGGAACATCTCAGCAGCAAACCTAAAAAAATGATACagttaaatgaagaaaaattacAGACGATGGTGGCtgtataatttaaaatgttaaatactGATGACGGGCACACTGCAGAATGGAACTAATTTTCTAATAATGAATTGCAAGGAAAAGAATGACACTATTACTGCAACTTGTGAGATACATAAATTTTCATACCATAAGCATTTGAATTAATCTCACAAGATTAAGGTCCTGTTTATAACTGTtttaacagttttttttttaagaaaaaaaaaatatatgagtaGCTTCCTTCTAAAAGCTAATTTTCAAAACTATttccaattaaattaattttaaaacggAAAACACACAGCTACAAGCTGTTTCTATTTTCACTTTGACTATGAaacaaaactaactaaaaaGTTAGTTGGAAATTGAAAACTagcttaataaattataaatatttggtaAAATTCTGTTAAAGTAGCTGAAAATGATAAAAggatagaaataataaaataataatttatttaaaaaggataataaagaaattggatagatatattgaaaatagagacgagagaaaatataaaaaattgaaagctaGCATTTTAAGAAAGTTACTTCAAGTagtgtttcaaaaaatattaaaaactactaaaaaacTTGTTTACCTAACCGTCAAACAAACTTTTTCggctaataaaaaaagttaaaagctaGTCAAAATGTCTTGGCAAACATAacattttgggtttttttttttaattctagaaACAAGGAAACAATTAATTCTGTTTTTAATCCTGTTTCAAAAGTAAAAACACattctcaaaataaatttaccaatcaattttatttttatttttcatctctaAAACTGTATTCAAATTGATGCTTACCAAAACAAACAgttcttcaaattattttacagaatagtattttaaaaaaaaatcataagttcATAACACAATCAACCAAGCCGTAAGCCACCTGGGATCAGTTCAGGTGGTTGATGAGGAGGTTGCAGATAGCGGATCCCTTGAATCCTTAACACTCACTTAAAATCCATCAAACGAAAAATCACAATATCTGTAATTCTAATCACCTTAAAGGTAAGCTACTTAAATTGCACTTTCTCCTTCAGTGatgttaaaaatcaaatatcagcaaatgctcaaaatcatcaaaagcatACTTTATCAGCAGTCCAATTATATATAAGCCAAATAACTCGATTCTTCAAATCGAAAACATCAATCAAAGAGTTGTAATCTACGCATCGTTCAATCGAACACCCATACATAGATACAAAGCCATCCAACATGTTCTCATTCTCAACCAAGAATTTAAACCAATCTATGCACCAATCAccttttttcttcccttttcatCCTCCCAAAAAGTGGCTACATACAAggaaaaaagaaccaaaagcTAATGAAAATTCAaggaaaaaacacaaataaaccgaaaaatcaaaaaaatcaaaacgaAAACAAAATGCAAAAACCAATCCCACAGATCAGTTTCAACTAGTAAATCATAAAGcacaaaaataaacaacaatcacaacacatttcaaaaaaagtaaaagaaaaaaatatctattctgCCACCTACTCCATCCACCGAACGAGCTTTCAAAGTTCCAAACacagacaaaaaagaaaagaaaatgcaaaaaaaaaaaaaaactcgctTGAATCAACGCACACTCCACTAACAAAATCCATCAACAACAACattgaacaaaaattaaatttcaaacgttgcattcaaagagaaacttatttctttcttcaaaCTCGGTAACACTCGTTTAAGCTCATTGCGATCAAGCAAAGCGCGAGCGCAACTCGAATTGCATAACCACCGCAACGACGATGAAAGCggttttagagagagagagaatgcgaACTGACTGAGCGAGGTCGCCGAGCTGGCGGAGAAAGCCGACGAGTCCGGACATTGCGACGGCTTCGAGAAGAGCTTCGGAGTCGTCGATATCGGCGGCGCGGCGCAGCTCCGGATCCGCAAGAGCGTGCGCGCTCCGAATGTGGTGTCTACAGAGCGGCATTCTTTAAGTTCGTGCAATCGACGAACCCTAATTCTGTTCTCCGGTTGTGTTTTCCGATCTTCACTCCGGCGACGTTGCGTTTTCCGGCGGTTTCACCGTGGGAATGGAAGAGAGCAAGGgagagttttgtttttttttttttttttaattattttatttttgtcttaaggaaagagaaaatgaatgaaaaatttaatatatagggTGGAGTGAGTTAGTTAGAGAGGTGAAGACAGGTACTGTTTTCCGTGTGTGTGGGAGTGAGATATTTATTtcctatatttattatttgtagtGAAACGGTTAAAAATATAGTTAAGACTTGAGTTGTATTTTCTACTCTATTTACTCACTTGTagatatttttagattttactATATAGCtgaatttaatgattatatttcatttattataaaaaaattacactattaatcgattagaaattattattataatatattttagttaaaatttgtaataaaaaaatatccataaaaataaagtaaaaaaatttacaactacATCACGTTTAAATACCTTACCTAGAtcttcttaattaaaattttataatttaaatgtattaatagtataaatattttttatactatcatttaattataaattattctatataataagttttttgagttttataagaataaaatttaataaatatacactATTAATATACAAGTTTAAAACTACAAAAAGAAATTATCCTCagtaattagaaattatttttagtatgatttttataagatataataaaaatcatcaaatttaTTATAGTACATAATAATCTTTTACCAAATCATATGCAATAGTTTCTAATTAGAtgagtataaaataatatttacattgCTAGtgcatattatttatttttataattattattttaatgataattagttttaaaatgtatctaaaataaattttgattggttaaataatgtaattaattataaataacaggTCATATtcaaatgtaaatttaaatttaaaaattgagagGTCATAGTGCTGTCACCTGTTTAATCCTTTGAATGGCGCGCGCATTGTGGCGCTTATGATGCGGTAGGTGGTACGGTTGGATGGCGTGACTTTTGGATTCAgttataaacttataatataatatatactaataataaaagaaatacttttattttgatgtatatattttattaaatcgttttatttttaattaatttttaaatttgtattatttttctccTAATAATTTcagattatttaattatttttttaacttctaaatcttttatttttatttttaattaaaatatataaagagacacaatttttctcttctctaataatatataaagataaatgttaatcattgttatagaaatattgattaaataactttaaaatgattaaagttGTGTTTTTGTTAAGAAATATTATCGATGTATTCTATTGTgattttaataaacttttagcatactttttaataactttttcattattaaatatttgattagtATCCACTGCACgttataataaatgaaaaatataatccaGATTAAATACTGTGGAAGAACGAAAGAGATGTAATTAGTGATCAGGTTTGAGATTACCAAAGACTAATCTTGACTTACTGTGCAAATCCGACATCAATTCCTGTACACACACCTAtgatcccttttttttttacatgccaAGTAAGACTACTGCCACTACCAGTATTCATTTCAAAGCAAAATGATACGTATAATTGcataaacaataattaattattaagagGTCTATTCATTTGAATAGAATGTATaagtattattataaattatttggtgtcgtttttataaaaaaagtcaaactttaagaaatatgaatttttttggagaaatttctctataaaaaattgaatttctcttatattgatgataaaaaaattttatctaacttcttcaaaattaagggatatataaataaattttaacatacaaaaaagtttaatatattttattttcatatatttttcataaaatatttatacaaaaatcatCTAAACTAAACTTGCATATTATTATTGAACAAAAATTTGGAACGATATGAATAAATAAAGTAtctaaattacaataaaataaaaaagaataagtaTAATAGTATATTCCACTTTCCACATCAAACCGAAGACATTTTTAAGCAAAAGGAGACAATGTTGGAGCTTGGGGAATAGCTGATTGTGACCCTAATTTATTATTACAAGTATCATCTTGTCTATTTATCATGTTCCCAACTtctatttgttttgtttgttgttgaGAGAAGCAAACACCGTTTTgccttaaaaaaacataaattataaaaggtcataagtatatttttttatgtagaacttttttttaaaaaaaaatactactaatttacaattagtaaaaaaatttgaataagaaAGTCAAGATTTTTAACTGTTTTATTAAGcagaatcaattttaatatgagactttgaaatttttgaaaaaaaaatatatttatgtttttattttataagtggTGATATgttatcatataaataaaactaactgcTTTATTACCAGGAATTATTAAATTTGACCTAAATTACATCTTTTGtcaatcaattttttcatttaattccaGTCAATTCAATAGTTAAGAATCTCCTTTTCACTTTGTTAacctatttaattatataaaaaaataaatatttgaaacaCTAAAATTGTTTCGTGAAtgtattaattaaaacataactACATTTGTaacataaaaaatcttaatactATTTTCATGGACAACAAATAGTACAAAAACAATAAGACCAAATTTTAAGATCTAATTTGACCCtcatgataattataatttattttgcaatatgtcttaaaatattacataaacaataaatttataaatctaatttaggtcaaaagaatttaaaataacttaagtctaactttcttaattaaataatctaACAAGACCTAAACATAAGTACTATAAGTTAGACCATAAATTCTTACTAATCTGACTTATTTCCTCCTGAGTTCTCAATACACGATGCAGTAATTAAAAAGGAATGTCAATAgcttgaaaaaaagaaagataacataattactaatttatAATGCAGGTAATAATACCCTCACAAATtccaaataattttgattacagAAAAAGAGCGTTTGTTAGGGAAGACCTTTTGAAAACGTCGTTTGATCAGACAAAAGAAAATCGGCGCCCATGTGGACCCAACGGTCTTGGATGCCAATGGGATATACTCCGCGTGCAATTATGCAAATCACTTttcgtgcttttttttttatttctatatatattcaACGTGTTATTTATTAATACTCTGTCTCTTTCTTAGTCCTCATAATgggtcattttatttaaaaagtatttttgatTTCTACTTTCTACTTGAAATTATCATGATAGATATTTTAATGTAGAtccaatagataaaaataaaagtaggaaTTCTGATATTtggtaaaaatactttttttaaagtatatctTTGAAAAAGTACTTATATTTAAGataacattttgttttgtttatttaaactgattttttttttaatttattaatttatttattttaagaggtAAATTCTATCTATTTacttaaaagacatttttttaaaaaatatttattttaaaattgcttttatgaaatttaaacaaatcTGACTCAATAGTAATTGTGATAGTAAGTATTACTCTTTGTTTCTCTCAAtgtgaaaataattatgaaaaataaacaataaacaatTTCGGAAAGATTGGATAGTGAAATTAACCAGATTTATAAAATATCCGTGAACATTAGTTAAGTCATTTATCTgcatttaaatttatcattctttttccgtttttgactttttttagcTTGATTTGGGACCCTTTTTCGTTAAACAgattaaattactatttttactTTGTGGGGGAAAGCATGGCCAATTAGCATGACATTAGGTAATATCTGTAAGAGACCTTCCAGTCGGATCCGTGTCTAaggggaagaaaaagaagaaaacaaaattcatacTTGCTTAGGTGGTTAACTTTAAAGCTTATTTATATGATGTATTGATAGTTATATATCATTATCAACAATTTAATTAAAGCTATGATCCACACGCCATTTTAATAATTCTTAgtcttttttattagttaacaaAGATTGGTTCACTTTATAAATATTGTTtggtaaaaagttttttttttaatttatagtggTTTTAGTattgtttgattattttatta
Encoded proteins:
- the LOC114397636 gene encoding protein SCAR2-like, with the translated sequence MPLCRHHIRSAHALADPELRRAADIDDSEALLEAVAMSGLVGFLRQLGDLAQFAAEMFHDLHEEVLATAARGHNLVSRVQQLEAEVPALEKVFLSQTHHSSFFTKGGIEWHPNLRSEQNLVTRGDLPRFIMDSYEECRGPPRLFLLDKFDVAGAGACLKRYTDPSFFIVESASSGKVTVEVQREKKIHKVKQKKGTRLRNGETPEVVPSHAKLHQLLLQERIENACGDPARLVKLKKKQLNGSAVEAKTWKSYMEKILEIPSPDHKMVCETSIPQPGKLVSDDSSESGIKILEISSITPMNRSLGNENTWSSPNEQELEVNSYAEMDREMDGYIVEVNEQISGGVTEEMSSDYLKVLDEAGLVFDEQNKREFNLDSYHSDDVISEVDDYMDALATIESELDTDNECGPTKKLLNIQNLTDSNGKGEPQLRAQFSDSQSFGDSLTSAEEISSFEQDRNGEHNEVQGQLSDSLSTGTSWASDDNSPFRRDISEEHSQLQQFSDFQYIRNSTSRIEDMSSDQLPPTFEFQRTYCREFVVDDDEHAQGEVISDSRPVSSGSCLMDSEHLMLYSDLGAASPVSLSAGTGRQSDETPSGPVELHLRIEDDEEKKCLVESIVARSDACYPIRDDAFPVVSFDNNSLNNLDVCDPYVHSNDLLQTSNELNLAHEGESGGHSGIEVFQAESLNECSSEILVSGDVGLQGEDPICPSMEVDLNPDTKLLLDVQNLKSEDDIIATQLNSEDLFPVAETTSKSSITQELCFDFTSGNKPDLAEVEFLPPDHQVNFEEVPRILPGDEISGSTCSLDLVEDDVHIKHSSSDIISSPMSNLTKLEETLSIFADPCEKEMIVSEADSRESLTELAAQKVVDQPEITSIDVQLSMSRSVPCDPSDSGIRNNMQHSSIKEKIHYSSSINGLKTVPVCSELDTQRLSGQGINPTKRVMNPLKPLIPDFLPKASKNSLEEMPPMPPLPPMQWRTGKVQHASLFTQREDIEVNLASLQPIQPNKLDDKSQFGLPTSEKETLPYQNLFLPVMAVESNIHQYSSGFSVGMSEQPVSIPFQFPVMVNEANGQYNFLVPEQSQIQNPFLTLQDRSPLGYAVALEGEINPSPCPPSLLAECVVSRADPILQQEKPTQSPSELTEGTSLEVTKDRPGELHLVLPAECPDSGDDPISPKEKPTQSPSQLMEETSLEVKTLEQSSINLEREQEDPSTSPMSPPSLEIEETNHSLLPSEGEMAFPLDTSSQTSKRDNTETPNGKPKNKRPLPQEDPVIDPVAALDKSRLRKVTERVMPPRAPKEDGRESLLEMIRSKSFNLRPAAVQRPPRIQGPKTNLRVAAILEKANAIRQAFAGSDEDDADSWSDS